In Rhodamnia argentea isolate NSW1041297 chromosome 4, ASM2092103v1, whole genome shotgun sequence, the following proteins share a genomic window:
- the LOC115744613 gene encoding uncharacterized protein LOC115744613 isoform X1, with protein MVQLMKSGDFGADRGAASCGGDKLPVKLEIVEDPLEEEHGPLNKRSRGSSSLEQLWGAGANAFPVPPSQYNPLDEPSPLGLRLRKSPSLLDLIQMKLSQGTCNLATTQSDNLVHETNKDAKSNASFGTTDKMKASNFPASFLRIGQWEYKSRYEGDLVAKCYFAKHKLVWEVLEGGLKSKIEIQWSDIMALKANCPDDGLSTLKVVLARQPLFYRETNPQPRKHTLWQATSDFTDGQASTHRQHFLQFQPGLLYKHFEKLIQCDMRLNFLSRQPEVVLESPLFDTRPSIFEDLEEPKGCGFDNGTKDDKSGISSLHVSQAAQSSSVKTEIQERVGTTSERMSREAPSPSSVMDARVIEGNGNRDAVEMKASRNWDQIKVPGLHPSMSMSDLMNHIGYCITEQMGSGSSSDDGSGCQEILEDIAQYLLSDTQSTTASDEKCLMARVNSLCCLLQKDSTTVQNLAGGESCEEKTKDVKDAAPPGVNSNTLANVKALEDDSKPAGMSRKDSFGELLLHLPRIASLPKFLFNISEEDSDSTSR; from the exons ATGGTGCAATTGATGAAATCTggagattttggagcggatCGTGGAGCTGCGTCGTGTGGCGGCGACAAGCTTCCGGTGAAGCTTGAGATCGTCGAGGATCCGCTGGAAGAGGAACACGGGCCGCTCAATAAGCGATCTAGGGGGTCGTCCAGTTTGGAGCAG CTATGGGGTGCGGGTGCCAATGCATTTCCAGTTCCACCTTCTCAGTACAATCCACTTGATGAGCCAAGCCCTTTGGGTTTGAGACTAAGGAAGAGTCCTTCATTGTTGGATTTGATTCAAATGAAGCTTTCTCAGGGCACTTGTAACTTGGCAACCACTCAGAGCGACAATCTTGTTCACGAGACAAATAAAGATGCTAAAAGTAACGCTTCCTTTGGTACAACTGACAAGATGAAGGCTTCAAATTTCCCCGCTTCGTTCTTGAGGATCGGACAATGGGAG TACAAGTCAAGATATGAAGGTGATCTAGTGGCCAAGTGCTACTTCGCTAAGCATAAGTTGGTCTGGGAAGTTCTTGAGGGTGGTCTGAAGAGTAAAATCGAAATCCAGTGGTCAGATATAATGGCTTTGAAGGCGAATTGCCCAGATGATGGACTTAGTACATTGAAAGTTGTG CTTGCCAGACAGCCCCTTTTCTACCGGGAGACCAACCCACAACCGAGAAAGCACACTTTGTGGCAGGCAACCTCTGATTTCACTGATGGACAAGCGAGCACTCACAG GCAACACTTTCTGCAGTTTCAACCTGGTCTTCTCTACAAGCACTTCGAAAAGCTTATCCAGTGTGACATGCGGCTCAATTTTTTAAGTCGGCAGCCTGAGGTAGTTTTGGAATCACCTTTGTTTGACACACGACCATCTATTTTTGAGGATCTAGAGGAACCCAAAGGCTGTGGTTTTGATAATGGCACAAAAGATGACAAATCAGGAATATCCAGCTTGCATGTTTCTCAGGCAGCACAGTCATCCTCTGTGAAGACAGAGATACAGGAACGTGTTGGCACAACATCAGAACGTATGTCCAGAGAAGCTCCTTCACCCAGTTCAG tgaTGGACGCTCGTGTAATTGAAGGAAACGGAAATCGTGATGCTGTTGAAATGAAGGCCAGTAGAAATTGGGACCAGATAAAAGTGCCCGGTTTACACCCTTCAATGTCAATGAGCGATCTAATGAACCATATTGGATACTGTATCACTGAGCAGATGGGTTCTGGTAGTTCATCTGATGATGGATCAGGATGCCAGGAGATACTGGAGGATATTGCACAGTACCTGCTCAGTGACACCCAGTCAACTACGGCATCCGACGAAAAATGCCTCATGGCAAGGGTGAATTCTCTGTGCTGCCTCTTGCAGAAGGATAGCACAACCGTTCAGAACTTGGCTGGTGGAGAAAGCTGCGAGGAAAAAACTAAAGACGTGAAGGATGCTGCTCCTCCTGGGGTTAATAGCAACACCCTTGCTAACGTTAAGGCTCTGGAAGACGATTCAAAACCAGCAGGCATGTCGAGGAAAGACTCGTTTGGGGAGCTTCTGCTGCATCTTCCTCGGATTGCATCCCTTCCGAAATTCTTGTTCAACATTTCAGAAGAAGATAGCGACAGTACTTCTAGATAG
- the LOC115744613 gene encoding uncharacterized protein LOC115744613 isoform X2 yields MVQLMKSGDFGADRGAASCGGDKLPVKLEIVEDPLEEEHGPLNKRSRGSSSLEQLWGAGANAFPVPPSQYNPLDEPSPLGLRLRKSPSLLDLIQMKLSQGTCNLATTQSDNLVHETNKDAKSNASFGTTDKMKASNFPASFLRIGQWEYKSRYEGDLVAKCYFAKHKLVWEVLEGGLKSKIEIQWSDIMALKANCPDDGLSTLKVVLARQPLFYRETNPQPRKHTLWQATSDFTDGQASTHRQHFLQFQPGLLYKHFEKLIQCDMRLNFLSRQPEVVLESPLFDTRPSIFEDLEEPKGCGFDNGTKDDKSGISSLHVSQAAQSSSVKTEIQERVGTTSERMSREAPSPSSGNGNRDAVEMKASRNWDQIKVPGLHPSMSMSDLMNHIGYCITEQMGSGSSSDDGSGCQEILEDIAQYLLSDTQSTTASDEKCLMARVNSLCCLLQKDSTTVQNLAGGESCEEKTKDVKDAAPPGVNSNTLANVKALEDDSKPAGMSRKDSFGELLLHLPRIASLPKFLFNISEEDSDSTSR; encoded by the exons ATGGTGCAATTGATGAAATCTggagattttggagcggatCGTGGAGCTGCGTCGTGTGGCGGCGACAAGCTTCCGGTGAAGCTTGAGATCGTCGAGGATCCGCTGGAAGAGGAACACGGGCCGCTCAATAAGCGATCTAGGGGGTCGTCCAGTTTGGAGCAG CTATGGGGTGCGGGTGCCAATGCATTTCCAGTTCCACCTTCTCAGTACAATCCACTTGATGAGCCAAGCCCTTTGGGTTTGAGACTAAGGAAGAGTCCTTCATTGTTGGATTTGATTCAAATGAAGCTTTCTCAGGGCACTTGTAACTTGGCAACCACTCAGAGCGACAATCTTGTTCACGAGACAAATAAAGATGCTAAAAGTAACGCTTCCTTTGGTACAACTGACAAGATGAAGGCTTCAAATTTCCCCGCTTCGTTCTTGAGGATCGGACAATGGGAG TACAAGTCAAGATATGAAGGTGATCTAGTGGCCAAGTGCTACTTCGCTAAGCATAAGTTGGTCTGGGAAGTTCTTGAGGGTGGTCTGAAGAGTAAAATCGAAATCCAGTGGTCAGATATAATGGCTTTGAAGGCGAATTGCCCAGATGATGGACTTAGTACATTGAAAGTTGTG CTTGCCAGACAGCCCCTTTTCTACCGGGAGACCAACCCACAACCGAGAAAGCACACTTTGTGGCAGGCAACCTCTGATTTCACTGATGGACAAGCGAGCACTCACAG GCAACACTTTCTGCAGTTTCAACCTGGTCTTCTCTACAAGCACTTCGAAAAGCTTATCCAGTGTGACATGCGGCTCAATTTTTTAAGTCGGCAGCCTGAGGTAGTTTTGGAATCACCTTTGTTTGACACACGACCATCTATTTTTGAGGATCTAGAGGAACCCAAAGGCTGTGGTTTTGATAATGGCACAAAAGATGACAAATCAGGAATATCCAGCTTGCATGTTTCTCAGGCAGCACAGTCATCCTCTGTGAAGACAGAGATACAGGAACGTGTTGGCACAACATCAGAACGTATGTCCAGAGAAGCTCCTTCACCCAGTTCAG GAAACGGAAATCGTGATGCTGTTGAAATGAAGGCCAGTAGAAATTGGGACCAGATAAAAGTGCCCGGTTTACACCCTTCAATGTCAATGAGCGATCTAATGAACCATATTGGATACTGTATCACTGAGCAGATGGGTTCTGGTAGTTCATCTGATGATGGATCAGGATGCCAGGAGATACTGGAGGATATTGCACAGTACCTGCTCAGTGACACCCAGTCAACTACGGCATCCGACGAAAAATGCCTCATGGCAAGGGTGAATTCTCTGTGCTGCCTCTTGCAGAAGGATAGCACAACCGTTCAGAACTTGGCTGGTGGAGAAAGCTGCGAGGAAAAAACTAAAGACGTGAAGGATGCTGCTCCTCCTGGGGTTAATAGCAACACCCTTGCTAACGTTAAGGCTCTGGAAGACGATTCAAAACCAGCAGGCATGTCGAGGAAAGACTCGTTTGGGGAGCTTCTGCTGCATCTTCCTCGGATTGCATCCCTTCCGAAATTCTTGTTCAACATTTCAGAAGAAGATAGCGACAGTACTTCTAGATAG